One window of the Coraliomargarita parva genome contains the following:
- a CDS encoding sugar transferase, giving the protein MKRVFDIFVSLGLLLVLIVPLAGLLLIQYMVMGAPAFFRQVRAGHGGRPFRIVKFRTMRSGQGSDAERLTRWGQLLRSTSLDELPELWNVLKGEMSLVGPRPLPTIYIERYSADQARRHEVLPGITGWAQVNGRNGLSWERQFELDLWYVEHRSLRLDLKILAMTLFTVIRRENISEDGQATRSEFLGKQKSPPKQ; this is encoded by the coding sequence ATGAAACGAGTATTCGATATTTTTGTCAGCCTCGGACTATTACTCGTCCTGATAGTCCCACTCGCGGGCCTGCTGCTAATCCAATACATGGTCATGGGAGCCCCGGCATTTTTCCGCCAGGTCCGGGCGGGACACGGGGGACGGCCCTTCCGCATCGTGAAATTCAGGACGATGCGTAGCGGACAGGGAAGCGATGCGGAACGACTGACCCGCTGGGGACAGTTACTGCGCTCCACCAGCCTGGACGAGCTCCCCGAGCTCTGGAATGTACTCAAGGGCGAAATGAGCCTGGTCGGGCCCCGGCCCCTGCCCACCATTTACATCGAACGTTACTCGGCAGACCAAGCACGGCGTCACGAAGTCCTGCCGGGGATTACCGGCTGGGCCCAAGTCAATGGACGCAACGGCTTGAGCTGGGAGCGTCAGTTCGAGCTGGACCTTTGGTATGTCGAGCACCGCAGTCTCCGGCTCGACCTGAAGATCCTGGCCATGACCCTGTTCACGGTAATACGCCGTGAAAACATCAGCGAGGACGGGCAGGCCACCCGGAGCGAATTTCTCGGCAAGCAAAAATCGCCCCCCAAGCAATGA